cccccccgcgacAAACAGTAAGCTCCGGTAATTCTAACAACTGGAGCTTCAAAACCTCTCAAACGTTCCCACTTTGCATCAATAtagtcttaacttgtcttaccCTTGTTTTCTTCGGGTCTACTAAAATTTGTCTTCCTCCCTTTTTGGCATACTAGATTAGAGATAAACCTGTTCGCCAACTCCTGTGTATAAAATGGTCATACAATGACCGTTTNNNNNNNNNNNNNNNNNNNNNNNNNNNNNNNNNNNNNNNNNNNNNNNNNNNNNNNNNNNNNNNNNNNNNNNNNNNNNNNNNNNNNNNNNNNNNNNNNNNNNNNNNNNNNNNNNNNNNNNNNNNNNNNNNNNNNNNNNNNNNNNNNNNNNNNNNNNNNNNNNNNNNNNNNNNNNNNNNNNNNNNNNNNNNNNNNNNNNNNNNNNNNNNNNNNNNNNNNNNNNNNNNNNNNNNNNNNNNNNNNNNNNNNNNNNNNNNNNNNNNNNNNNNNNNNNNNNNNNNNNNNNNNNNNNNNNNNNNNNNNNNNNNNNNNNNNNNNNNNNNNNNNNNNNNNNNNNNNNNNNNNNNNNNNNNNNNNNNNNNNNNNNNNNNNNNNNNNNNNNNNNNNNNNNNNNNNNNNNNNNNNNNNNNNNNNNNNNNNNNNNNNNNNNNNNNNNNNNNNNNNNNNNNNNNNNNNNNNNNNNNNNNNNNNNNNNNNNNNNNNNNNNNNNNNNNNNNNNNNNNNNNNNNNNNNNNNNNNNNNNNNNNNNNNNNNNNNNNNNNNNNNNNNNNNNNNNNNNNNNNNNNNNNNNNNNNNNNNNNNNNNNNNNNNNNNNNNNNNNNNNNNNNNNNNNNNNNNNNNNNNNNNNNNNNNNNNNNNNNNNNNNNNNNNNNNNNNNNNNNNNNNNNNNNNNNNNNNNNNNNNNNNNNNNNNNNNNNNNNNNNNNNNNNNNNNNNNNNNNNNNNNNNNNNNNNNNNNNNNNNNNNNNNNNNNNNNNNNNNNNNNNNNNNNNNNNNNNNNNNNNNNNNNNNNNNNNNNNNNNNNNNNNNNNNNNNNNNNNNNNNNNNNNNNNNNNNNNNNNNNNNNNNNNNNNNNNNNNNNNNNNNNNNNNNNNNNNNNNNNNNNNNNNNNNNNNNNNNNNNNNNNNNNNNNNNNNNNNNNNNNNNNNNNNNNNNNNNNNNNNNNNNNNNNNNNNNNNNNNNNNNNNNNNNNNNNNNNNNNNNNNNNNNNNNNNNNNNNNNNNNNNNNNNNNNNNNNNNNNNNNNNNNNNNNNNNNNNNNNNNNNNNNNNNNNNNNNNNNNNNNNNNNNNNNNNNNNNNNNNNNNNNNNNNNNNNNNNNNNNNNNNNNNNNNNNNNNNNNNNNNNNNNNNNNNNNNNNNNNNNNNNNNNNNNNNNNNNNNNNNNNNNNNNNNNNNNNNNNNNNNNNNNNNNNNNNNNNNNNNNNNNNNNNNNNNNNNNNNNNNNNNNNNNNNNNNNNNNNNNNNNNNNNNNNNNNNNNNNNNNNNNNNNNNNNNNNNNNNNNNNNNNNNNNNNNNNNNNNNNNNNNNNNNNNNNNNNNNNNNNNNNNNNNNNNNNNNNNNNNNNNNNNNNNNNNNNNNNNNNNNNNNNNNNNNNNNNNNNNNNNNNNNNNNNNNNNNNNNNNNNNNNNNNNNNNNNNNNNNNNNNNNNNNNNNNNNNNNNNNNNNNNNNNNNNNNNNNNNNNNNNNNNNNNNNNNNNNNNNNNNNNNNNNNNNNNNNNNNNNNNNNNNNNNNNNNNNNNNNNNNNNNNNNNNNNNNNNNNNNNNNNNNNNNNNNNNNNNNNNNNNNNNNNNNNNNNNNNNNNNNNNNNNNNNNNNNNNNNNNNNNNNNNNNNNNNNNNNNNNNNNNNNNNNNNNNNNNNNNNNNNNNNNNNNNNNNNNNNNNNNNNNNNNNNNNNNNNNNNNNNNNNNNNNNNNNNNNNNNNNNNNNNNNNNNNNNNNNNNNNNNNNNNNNNNNNNNNNNNNNNNNNNNNNNNNNNNNNNNNNNNNNNNNNNNNNNNNNNNNNNNNNNNNNNNNNNNNNNNNNNNNNNNNNNNNNNNNNNNNNNNNNNNNNNNNNNNNNNNNNNNNNNNNNNNNNNNNNNNNNNNNNNNNNNNNNNNNNNNNNNNNNNNNNNNNNNNNNNNNNNNNNNNNNNNNNNNNNNNNNNNNNNNNNNNNNNNNNNNNNNNNNNNNNNNNNNNNNNNNNNNNNNNNNNNNNNNNNNNNNNNNNNNNNNNNNNNNNNNNNNNNNNNNNNNNNNNNNNNNNNNNNNNNNNNNNNNNNNNNNNNNNNNNNNNNNNNNNNNNNNNNNNNNNNNNNNNNNNNNNNNNNNNNNNNNNNNNNNNNNNNNNNNNNNNNNNNNNNNNNNNNNNNNNNNNNNNNNNNNNNNNNNNNNNNNNNNNNNNNNNNNNNNNNNNNNNNNNNNNNNNNNNNNNNNNNNNNNNNNNNNNNNNNNNNNNNNNNNNNNNNNNNNNNNNNNNNNNNNNNNNNNNNNNNNNNNNNNNNNNNNNNNNNNNNNNNNNNNNNNNNNNNNNNNNNNNNNNNNNNNNNNNNNNNNNNNNNNNNNNNNNNNNNNNNNNNNNNNNNNNNNNNNNNNNNNNNNNNNNNNNNNNNNNNNNNNNNNNNNNNNNNNNNNNNNNNNNNNNNNNNNNNNNNNNNNNNNNNNNNNNNNNNNNNNNNNNNNNNNNNNNNNNNNNNNNNNNNNNNNNNNNNNNNNNNNNNNNNNNNNNNNNNNNNNNNNNNNNNNNNNNNNNNNNNNNNNNNNNNNNNNNNNNNNNNNNNNNNNNNNNNNNNNNNNNNNNNNNNNNNNNNNNNNNNNNNNNNNNNNNNNNNNNNNNNNNNNNNNNNNNNNNNNNNNNNNNNNNNNNNNNNNNNNNNNNNNNNNNNNNNNNNNNNNNNNNNNNNNNNNNNNNNNNNNNNNNNNNNNNNNNNNNNNNNNNNNNNNNNNNNNNNNNNNNNNNNNNNNNNNNNNNNNNNNNNNNNNNNNNNNNNNNNNNNNNNNNNNNNNNNNNNNNNNNNNNNNNNNNNNNNNNNNNNNNNNNNNNNNNNNNNNNNNNNNNNNNNNNNNNNNNNNNNNNNNNNNNNNNNNNNNNNNNNNNNNNNNNNNNNNNNNNNNNNNNNNNNNNNNNNNNNNNNNNNNNNNNNNNNNNNNNNNNNNNNNNNNNNNNNNNNNNNNNNNNNNNNNNNNNNNNNNNNNNNNNNNNNNNNNNNNNNNNNNNNNNNNNNNNNNNNNNNNNNNNNNNNNNNNNNNNNNNNNNNNNNNNNNNNNNNNNNNNNNNNNNNNNNNNNNNNNNNNNNNNNNNNNNNNNNNNNNNNNNNNNNNNNNNNNNNNNNNNNNNNNNNNNNNNNNNNNNNNNNNNNNNNNNNNNNNNNNNNNNNNNNNNNNNNNNNNNNNNNNNNNNNNNNNNNNNNNNNNNNNNNNNNNNNNNNNNNNNNNNNNNNNNNNNNNNNNNNNNNNNNNNNNNNNNNNNNNNNNNNNNNNNNNNNNNNNNNNNNNNNNNNNNNNNNNNNNNNNNNNNNNNNNNNNNNNNNNNNNNNNNNNNNNNNNNNNNNNNNNNNNNNNNNNNNNNNNNNNNNNNNNNNNNNNNNNNNNNNNNNNNNNNNNNNNNNNNNNNNNNNNNNNNNNNNNNNNNNNNNNNNNNNNNNNNNNNNNNNNNNNNNNNNNNNNNNNNNNNNNNNNNNNNNNNNNNNNNNNNNNNNNNNNNNNNNNNNNNNNNNNNNNNNNNNNNNNNNNNNNNNNNNNNNNNNNNNNNNNNNNNNNNNNNNNNNNNNNNNNNNNNNNNNNNNNNNNNNNNNNNNNNNNNNNNNNNNNNNNNNNNNNNNNNNNNNNNNNNNNNNNNNNNNNNNNNNNNNNNNNNNNNNNNNNNNNNNNNNNNNNNNNNNNNNNNNNNNNNNNNNNNNNNNNNNNNNNNNNNNNNNNNNNNNNNNNNNNNNNNNNNNNNNNNNNNNNNNNNNNNNNNNNNNNNNNNNNNNNNNNNNNNNNNNNNNNNNNNNNNNNNNNNNNNNNNNNNNNNNNNNNNNNNNNNNNNNNNNNNNNNNNNNNNNNNNNNNNNNNNNNNNNNNNNNNNNNNNNNNNNNNNNNNNNNNNNNNNNNNNNNNNNNNNNNNNNNNNNNNNNNNNNNNNNNNNNNNNNNNNNNNNNNNNNNNNNNNNNNNNNNNNNNNNNNNNNNNNNNNNNNNNNNNNNNNNNNNNNNNNNNNNNNNNNNNNNNNNNNNNNNNNNNNNNNNNNNNNNNNNNNNNNNNNNNNNNNNNNNNNNNNNNNNNNNNNNNNNNNNNNNNNNNNNNNNNNNNNNNNNNNNNNNNNNNNNNNNNNNNNNNNNNNNNNNNNNNNNNNNNNNNNNNNNNNNNNNNNNNNNNNNNNNNNNNNNNNNNNNNNNNNNNNNNNNNNNNNNNNNNNNNNNNNNNNNNNNNNNNNNNNNNNNNNNNNNNNNNNNNNNNNNNNNNNNNNNNNNNNNNNNNNNNNNNNNNNNNNNNNNNNNNNNNNNNNNNNNNNNNNNNNNNNNNNNNNNNNNNNNNNNNNNNNNNNNNNNNNNNNNNNNNNNNNNNNNNNNNNNNNNNNNNNNNNNNNNNNNNNNNNNNNNNNNNNNNNNNNNNNNNNNNNNNNNNNNNNNNNNNNNNNNNNNNNNNNNNNNNNNNNNNNNNNNNNNNNNNNNNNNNNNNNNNNNNNNNNNNNNNNNNNNNNNNNNNNNNNNNNNNNNNNNNNNNNNNNNNNNNNNNNNNNNNNNNNNNNNNNNNNNNNNNNNNNNNNNNNNNNNNNNNNNNNNNNNNNNNNNNNNNNNNNNNNNNNNNNNNNNNNNNNNNNNNNNNNNNNNNNNNNNNNNNNNNNNNNNNNNNNNNNNNNNNNNNNNNNNNNNNNNNNNNNNNNNNNNNNNNNNNNNNNNNNNNNNNNNNNNNNNNNNNNNNNNNNNNNNNNNNNNNNNNNNNNNNNNNNNNNNNNNNNNNNNNNNNNNNNNNNNNNNNNNNNNNNNNNNNNNNNNNNNNNNNNNNNNNNNNNNNNNNNNNNNNNNNNNNNNNNNNNNNNNNNNNNNNNNNNNNNNNNNNNNNNNNNNNNNNNNNNNNNNNNNNNNNNNNNNNNNNNNNNNNNNNNNNNNNNNNNNNNNNNNNNNNNNNNNNNNNNNNNNNNNNNNNNNNNNNNNNNNNNNNNNNNNNNNNNNNNNNNNNNNNNNNNNNNNNNNNNNNNNNNNNNNNNNNNNNNNNNNNNNNNNNNNNNNNNNNNNNNNNNNNNNNNNNNNNNNNNNNNNNNNNNNNNNNNNNNNNNNNNNNNNNNNNNNNNNNNNNNNNNNNNNNNNNNNNNNNNNNNNNNNNNNNNNNNNNNNNNNNNNNNNNNNNNNNNNNNNNNNNNNNNNNNNNNNNNNNNNNNNNNNNNNNNNNNNNNNNNNNNNNNNNNNNNNNNNNNNNNNNNNNNNNNNNNNNNNNNNNNNNNNNNNNNNNNNNNNNNNNNNNNNNNNNNNNNNNNNNNNNNNNNNNNNNNNNNNNNNNNNNNNNNNNNNNNNNNNNNNNNNNNNNNNNNNNNNNNNNNNNNNNNNNNNNNNNNNNNNNNNNNNNNNNNNNNNNNNNNNNNNNNNNNNNNNNNNNNNNNNNNNNNNNNNNNNNNNNNNNNNNNNNNNNNNNNNNNNNNNNNNNNNNNNNNNNNNNNNNNNNNNNNNNNNNNNNNNNNNNNNNNNNNNNNNNNNNNNNNNNNNNNNNNNNNNNNNNNNNNNNNNNNNNNNNNNNNNNNNNNNNNNNNNNNNNNNNNNNNNNNNNNNNNNNNNNNNNNNNNNNNNNNNNNNNNNNNNNNNNNNNNNNNNNNNNNNNNNNNNNNNNNNNNNNNNNNNNNNNNNNNNNNNNNNNNNNNNNNNNNNNNNNNNNNNNNNNNNNNNNNNNNNNNNNNNNNNNNNNNNNNNNNNNNNNNNNNNNNNNNNNNNNNNNNNNNNNNNNNNNNNNNNNNNNNNNNNNNNNNNNNNNNNNNNNNNNNNNNNNNNNNNNNNNNNNNNNNNNNNNNNNNNNNNNNNNNNNNNNNNNNNNNNNNNNNNNNNNNNNNNNNNNcaaggaggttaaatatctaatttccttgctttcaacgctacctctACAACATCTTTTTCGTGTAATATCGatctccacctctgtaaagaaagttcagagagttttctgaaaagtaagctcaaaggcaaaggtaacggaacgatatcggtaacatacgatactactggaaaaaataaacgctacctttccgacatctttcttgcgcctgtacatagcatctttttgtgtaaagtgagctcaatggtaacgtaaagacattggaaagataccatatgttatatttatgtttcacccatgaggatattttgattttcctggtttcgtcaaacacgctaacacagaatgagttattcaggcgaagtcgctactttagtgaacggcgcatgtggtatattgagcggaaaatactcgtaatttggtaaaagcaatgcctcttttaagaaaaataattaacgctacctttccgacatcttttttgcacctatacattccaaaaattgtatctgctatatgtaagttttaaccaaGAATAAATGTCActtatcttggttaaactcaacacgttaacacagcaagggctattcaggcgaagccgctgcgttagtgagggcgcatgtggtatattgagcggaaaataatgcctcttcttcaaataatgattaacgctacctttccgacatcttttttccacctatacataaaaggggggaggtttgcttaaacctccccccttttatgtaaagtcagctcaaatgtaacggaaagacatcggaaagattatatctgttatatgtagctttcacacaggacgagatttgcttttctttgttaaacttaacacgctaacacagcaagagctattcatttgaagctgcTGCTTTAGTGGACGGCGCATGTactatattgagcggaaaatactcttaatttgNNNNNNNNNNNNNNNNNNNNNNNNNNNNNNNNNNNNNNNNNNNNNNNNNNNNNNNNNNNNNNNNNNNNNNNNNNNNNNNNNNNNNNNNNNNNNNNNNNNNNNNNNNNNNNNNNNNNNNNNNNNNNNNNNNNNNNNNNNNNNNNNNNNNNNNNNNNNNNNNNNNNNNNNNNNNNNNNNNNNNNNNNNNNNNNNNNNNNNNNNNNNNNNNNNNNNNNNNNNNNNNNNNNNNNNNNNNNNNNNNNNNNNNNNNNNNNNNNNNNNNNNNNNNNNNNttgagcggaaaatactcttaatttggtaaaagtaatgcgCTCTttttcaagtaatgattaacgctacctttccgacatcttttttccacctgtacctaaaaggggggaggtttgcttaaacctccccccttttatgtaaagtcagctcaaatgtaacggaaagatataggaaagattgtatctgttatatgtagctttcacacaggagatTTTCTtgtcttggttaaacttaacacacaaacacagcaggagctattcatttgaagccgctgctttattgaacggcgcatgtggtatattgagcggaaaatactcttgatttggtaaaagcaatgcctcttcttaaaaataaacgctaccattctgacatcttttttttcacctatacataaaagggggaggtctccatagacctatactaataagagtatgtaaatgagatcaattgtaacggaagggcaatgaaaagatatcatctcctattggtaatttccaccttagagaaccacgaaaataaaagAAGGCGAAGgtcaactgattgtatgtgattgtatggtcggttcaaagcctgtagatgttttctgtacataagcaatacccgtttcatatacggcacatataaggatgcttaaaggttatgtaaagatattacatgtatttaatctgccttaacgaatacggaaaggttacggaaatgtaaaaccatggtttccgtggtctttacgataccgtaaactctgcggaaatattttcccacctttaggctacatttaagtatctcggaaagtatgcttaaatattcgttttcgtgctgtgtatgTTCGTCTGTTTTTGGCTTTGTCAGAACAAATTATGCTGTCTGCCCGGTGGAAAATGGTTTTTATTActgccagtttgtgttccaaaggGTGGTGGGATTCAAAGGCCAGATGCTGGTCAGTGTGCGTCGCTTTTCTGTACACTTCGAACTGAAGGATGCCGTCCTTCTCTATGATAGTTTCGGTGTCTAAGAAGGGGAGCATGTTGTCATGGCTTGACTCCTGTGTGAACATGATGTTTTTATGTACCtggttgatgtggtcaaagaaGTCATTGTTTACTCTATCTCTTTTTTAGTCTGCAATAAGTGTCGTCTACAAAGCGGAACCAGttgattgggggggggggggcatcatTTGCATCAATAtagtcttaacttgtcttaccCTTGTTTTCTTCGGTCTACTAAAATTTGTCTTCCTCCCTTTTTGCATactagttaggataaacctgttcgcCAACTATGTACAAATGTCATACAATGACCGTTTATGTGCGCCACTCTTTGTAGTGTGGAGTTTAAGCTGGCGGACCATACCAACAAAGCCTCCCTAGCAACGGCCATCAACAATGTCAGTTACCAAAGCGGTGGCACACAGACTGGTAGGGCCCTGGATGCTGCTCGTACTCAGATGGATTGGAGACAGCCACCTGTTAAGCGGGTAAGTCATTTATTATTAAGCTCATTTATTATCCTTCTTGAAGACATGTCGACAATATTGTTTGAGCTCATTTAGATATGAGTGTTGCTGAAGATCACAGAACATATGATTAGCAGTTTGCAATTGTCGGTATTGAAATGAAACTGACACAATTGCAACTAATTTTATTGCATGTAGCAATTATCTTTTGAAATTTCCACTCTCCCCATCAAAATTTCCTTTCCTAGTGGCTTTGGTGGGAATCCATGAAGACCTGCCATGCTCAGGTCGCTTTTCTACAACTTTCTAGTACACGTGTGAGGATCAGATCCCCCCACATATGGGGGTCTTTGCCCATCTTGTTTACGTTAGCTCTGGATGACAATAAAGACGACCGACCCTCGTGGTAGAGTCAGTTTTGGGATGTGATCCAGTCCAATACGTCCGGACCTCAACCCTGTATTACCCTATCTCAGCCAATCGCTACACACGCTTCTCCTTGTAATGCTCCGAAGGATGCTCGTTAATGCCTTGACAGGTTTACAAGTGGGTTAATGCAATCAAGTATTGTAGGTaccaaatgtttgtttttctttgttacaGGCTGCGATTGTGGTGACTGACGGAATGTCAGGTGACAATGTTCAGCAACCGGCAAAAGCCCTCCGAGACAACGACATCTCCGCGTATGGAGTTGGCATTGGACCTGCGATTAATGCAAACGAGCTGAATGAAATCGCCGGTGGTGATGCTGGTCATGTGTTCTACATACCTAACTACGACAAGTTGGAGAAGGAGATGGAGAAGATTTCCAACAGTGTCTGTTCAGGTGTGTTTCAAATACTTTGATATCATCATGGCTATGCAGAAAAGAACCATCCAAATGCAAGACAGCTTTCATTCATATGGCTAGTCTATAAATTAATGATTCTCACATATGTATGTTCAACTGCAACTACGCATAATTTATTCAGTAAACCGtctttaggcttaggtcacatttccaaaccggggcccggccgggatgttttaagaaacaaaaaattacaatgtatacctagaaatatacacaaatcatgccaatgaatcttattttgacatttgtgtattttgatgcattCTATATCAttctgggccccggtttggaaatgtgaccttagcattCATTACAGGGGATGTCCCTTcgcgaagctatgtactcattttcacctgatcgagttgagtgaggaaatagaTGGTACATGACtttcaatcaaaatcaaaacgTTGAGGTCTGCTACGGATTCAAATGCAGAattttagattctaagtcatcAGTACTGACCACAACAGCTTCGTGTCACGACGATGCTGTCAATACCTAATGGATGTCCTCTTAAACGTTTTAAAGGTCGTTCAATTTTGAGTCCAAAGGTTTTGTTGGCTAGATTTTTAGCAGTTCTTGTATCAAATTCTATTTGGCCATTAAGGTTAACTTTATCATAATTATTGTTCCCTTTCTCAGGTCCAGAATGGCTGATATACTCGGGGGGAAGGTACCACGGAAAGGAATGGAAGGCGTTCCCGGGCTACTACACCAGTGACCAGTTGAAGAAGAAGATTGGGGACCAGATTGGCTCAGCAAAACGTGTGTAGCAAAACACGTCCGACTGAACTGCTGTCGAAGAACAGCAACATGGTAGGGTGTAACTAAATCTACCATAAAGCCCTGCTTAGTCTCTGTGTAGTTCATAATTTTAGATGCTTCCATTATCAAGGTGCATTCACAAATCTTTTAGTATTCATATGTACTAAGAGTTTGAGTTTGTGTTTAAGTTTTTGAGGTTGAGTT
The nucleotide sequence above comes from Branchiostoma floridae strain S238N-H82 unplaced genomic scaffold, Bfl_VNyyK Sc7u5tJ_72, whole genome shotgun sequence. Encoded proteins:
- the LOC118408986 gene encoding vitrin-like, whose amino-acid sequence is MVFVLDGSGSIQAVNFAKVKKFAVDLSDGLNISPTATRVGLIEYTDSPTVEFKLADHTNKASLATAINNVSYQSGGTQTGRALDAARTQMDWRQPPVKRAAIVVTDGMSGDNVQQPAKALRDNDISAYGVGIGPAINANELNEIAGGDAGHVFYIPNYDKLEKEMEKISNSVCSGPEWLIYSGGRYHGKEWKAFPGYYTSDQLKKKIGDQIGSAKRV